In Dama dama isolate Ldn47 chromosome 20, ASM3311817v1, whole genome shotgun sequence, a single window of DNA contains:
- the LOC133040092 gene encoding ATP synthase subunit g, mitochondrial-like has protein sequence MAQFVRNLAEKAPALVNAGVTYSKPRLAMFWYYAKVELVPPIPSEIPTAIQSLKKIINSAKTGSFKQLTVKEALLNGLVATEVWMWFYVGEIIGKRGIIGYDV, from the coding sequence ATGGCCCAGTTTGTCCGTAACCTCGCGGAGAAGGCCCCAGCGCTGGTCAACGCTGGTGTAACTTACTCAAAGCCTCGATTGGCCATGTTTTGGTACTATGCCAAGGTTGAGCTTGTTCCTCCAATCCCTTCTGAGATCCCTACAGCAATTCAGAGCTTGAAAAAAATTATCAACAGTGCTAAAACCGGTAGCTTCAAACAGCTCACTGTTAAGGAAGCTCTACTGAATGGTTTGGTGGCCACTGAGGTGTGGATGTGGTTTTATGTTGGCGAGATCATAGGCAAGCGTGGCATCATTGGCTATGATGTTTGA